From a region of the Streptomyces tirandamycinicus genome:
- a CDS encoding DEAD/DEAH box helicase, which translates to MTKPMDPHQREAVDAVLRALEVRPGTAVPERGLRTQVIMATGSGKTLVATRSAEELRAGRVLVLVPSLDLLAQTAAAWRAGGRRGPRIGVSSLRAAEAAFPNTTDPDELAEWTRHLDKATVFATYASLGLGTLERAHAAGMPAWDLIVVDEAHRTSGLIGKPWAVVHDNRRIPAARRLYMTATPRLWQLEEGQGAPVELVAGMEDDPDGPFGSRCFTLTLSEAIERGVCAPYRVVCVDVSDPGFQAAVLLGADGRSAPVRGARLMALQTALMKTAAEQRLRRTLVFHHQVKEAEAFAAGLPDVARRLRRAGPGRYPATIRADWLCGDHPPLHRRRLLAEFADGTTADGTPVDASFLSSVKVLGEGVDTRTCDSVYFCDVRGSMPDLVQAVGRALRMRPGEGKVATLVVPVLLGPGETPENMLTSKAYGGLAKLLEALRAHDARVVEQLAQPQAPSPYRPAPQGPAGPSAGTGEAAGVSGPARELLRFSTPRDPALLAAFIRLRVIDPEDAHWKRGIEAAVRYLRDHQDLRVPFTYRVPESHGTAPTPEGGTRERVVSPGSPAGFPLGQWIADIRRAYAAGRLDDDRVDQLDRLGMVWSHVDVAWEEGLAAARGWAAEHGHHLLAPADATHQGYRVGIFLKNARAAARRADRIEQRRAEGLPVAHEHGALSRERRDMLEEIDPSWCPAWSVDWQRAFHLARRHLQEGGTLPTEPGTLTRHGEDLGRWVRAQRQRWDGLGSGRQWMLRTVLGIEPADDAVEQPAPRTTHTDRWNLNLAAATQYYEREGHLQVPRKHVETVILPAGDDGSREERPVRLGTWISNQRSRADALSPQRVEQLTALGMRWS; encoded by the coding sequence ATGACGAAGCCCATGGACCCGCACCAACGCGAGGCGGTGGACGCGGTCCTCCGCGCCCTGGAGGTACGCCCCGGCACGGCGGTGCCCGAGCGCGGGCTGCGCACCCAGGTCATCATGGCCACGGGCTCGGGAAAGACCCTGGTCGCCACCCGCAGCGCCGAGGAACTCCGCGCCGGCCGGGTCCTGGTGCTCGTGCCGTCCCTCGACCTGCTCGCCCAGACGGCCGCCGCATGGCGTGCGGGCGGCCGCCGAGGGCCGCGGATCGGGGTGTCCTCCCTGCGCGCCGCGGAGGCGGCCTTCCCCAACACGACGGACCCGGACGAACTGGCCGAGTGGACCCGGCACCTGGACAAGGCGACGGTGTTCGCGACCTACGCCTCACTCGGGCTCGGCACACTGGAGCGCGCGCACGCCGCCGGCATGCCCGCCTGGGACCTGATCGTGGTCGACGAGGCACACCGTACCTCCGGCCTGATCGGCAAGCCCTGGGCCGTCGTCCACGACAACCGCAGGATCCCCGCCGCGCGCCGCCTCTACATGACGGCCACCCCGCGGCTCTGGCAGCTCGAAGAGGGACAGGGCGCCCCGGTCGAGCTCGTCGCCGGCATGGAGGACGACCCCGACGGCCCGTTCGGCAGCCGCTGCTTCACCCTGACGCTCTCGGAGGCGATCGAGCGGGGAGTCTGCGCCCCGTACCGGGTCGTCTGCGTGGACGTGTCCGACCCCGGCTTCCAGGCCGCGGTACTCCTCGGCGCCGACGGCCGCTCGGCCCCGGTACGCGGCGCCCGGCTGATGGCCCTGCAGACCGCTCTGATGAAGACCGCGGCCGAGCAGCGCCTGCGCCGCACCCTGGTCTTCCATCACCAGGTGAAGGAGGCGGAGGCGTTCGCCGCGGGCCTGCCGGACGTCGCGCGACGGCTCCGTCGCGCCGGCCCCGGCCGCTACCCGGCCACCATCCGTGCCGACTGGCTGTGCGGCGACCACCCACCGCTCCACCGCCGCCGCCTGCTGGCGGAGTTCGCCGACGGCACCACCGCCGACGGCACCCCCGTCGACGCGTCCTTCCTCAGCTCGGTGAAGGTCCTCGGGGAAGGCGTCGACACCCGCACCTGCGACAGCGTGTACTTCTGCGACGTCCGCGGCTCCATGCCCGACCTGGTCCAGGCCGTCGGCCGCGCGCTGCGCATGCGGCCCGGCGAGGGCAAGGTCGCCACGCTCGTCGTCCCGGTGCTCCTCGGCCCGGGGGAGACGCCCGAGAACATGCTCACCTCGAAGGCCTACGGCGGGCTGGCCAAGCTCCTGGAAGCGCTCAGGGCGCACGACGCCCGTGTGGTCGAGCAACTCGCCCAGCCCCAGGCCCCGAGCCCCTACAGGCCGGCCCCGCAGGGCCCCGCAGGCCCGTCGGCCGGTACCGGGGAGGCGGCCGGGGTCTCCGGCCCGGCACGGGAACTGCTCAGATTCTCCACCCCGCGCGACCCCGCCCTGCTGGCGGCCTTCATCCGACTCCGTGTCATCGACCCAGAGGACGCCCACTGGAAGCGCGGCATCGAGGCCGCCGTCCGCTACCTCCGCGACCACCAGGACCTTCGGGTGCCGTTCACCTACCGCGTCCCCGAGAGCCACGGCACGGCACCCACGCCCGAGGGCGGGACCCGGGAGCGGGTGGTGTCGCCCGGTTCACCGGCCGGGTTCCCGCTGGGGCAGTGGATCGCCGACATCCGCCGCGCGTACGCCGCCGGCCGGCTCGACGACGACCGCGTGGACCAGCTGGACCGGCTCGGCATGGTCTGGTCGCACGTCGACGTCGCCTGGGAGGAAGGCCTCGCCGCAGCCCGGGGATGGGCCGCCGAGCACGGCCACCACCTGCTGGCCCCGGCCGACGCCACCCACCAGGGCTACAGGGTGGGCATCTTCCTCAAGAACGCCCGGGCCGCCGCCCGCAGGGCCGACCGGATCGAGCAGCGCCGTGCCGAGGGCCTGCCCGTCGCGCACGAACACGGCGCGCTCTCCCGGGAACGCCGGGACATGCTGGAGGAGATCGACCCCTCGTGGTGCCCGGCCTGGTCCGTCGACTGGCAGCGCGCGTTTCACCTCGCCCGCCGGCACCTCCAGGAGGGCGGCACCCTCCCCACCGAGCCGGGTACCCTCACCCGCCACGGCGAGGACCTCGGACGGTGGGTACGCGCACAGCGCCAACGCTGGGACGGGCTCGGCAGCGGCCGGCAGTGGATGCTGCGGACGGTCCTCGGCATCGAGCCCGCGGACGACGCCGTCGAGCAGCCGGCGCCGCGCACCACGCACACGGACCGGTGGAACCTCAACCTCGCCGCCGCCACCCAGTACTACGAGCGCGAGGGACACCTCCAGGTCCCCCGCAAGCACGTCGAGACCGTCATCCTCCCCGCGGGCGACGACGGCTCCCGGGAGGAGCGCCCGGTCAGACTCGGGACCTGGATCAGCAACCAGCGCTCGCGCGCCGACGCGCTGTCCCCGCAGCGAGTGGAGCAGCTGACCGCCCTCGGCATGCGCTGGTCGTAG
- a CDS encoding NAD(P)-dependent oxidoreductase, whose product MGTDRVRKVCIVGASGKLGQYMVRHALDRGYEVVGVCRERSVPKLAAFEGRMTVVPGPTNDPEVIRRAVAGCDGVLTVLVPWGVRQYASGTAQAVLDHARPGARLVFSCGWHITRDGKDTYSRMFLAAVRVAALLGRLVRAVEIDDQVEACRRVFASGTRWTVVRGSSLEEGESQGLPVWSRHVGDPVLASNLTRRVDFALFMVEALTDDSLVHEAPAIVGRRTPSALAHSGGPGGHA is encoded by the coding sequence ATGGGCACGGATCGGGTGAGGAAGGTCTGCATCGTCGGGGCTTCGGGGAAGCTCGGGCAGTACATGGTCCGGCACGCGCTGGACCGCGGTTACGAGGTGGTCGGCGTGTGCCGGGAGCGCAGCGTGCCGAAGCTGGCCGCGTTCGAAGGCCGGATGACCGTCGTCCCCGGGCCCACGAACGACCCGGAGGTGATCCGGCGGGCGGTCGCCGGGTGCGATGGGGTGCTGACGGTGCTGGTGCCCTGGGGCGTCCGGCAGTACGCGTCGGGCACGGCGCAGGCGGTGCTCGACCACGCACGGCCGGGCGCACGTCTGGTCTTCTCGTGCGGCTGGCACATCACACGCGACGGCAAGGACACGTACTCACGGATGTTCCTGGCGGCCGTCCGGGTCGCGGCACTGCTGGGCAGGCTGGTCCGTGCCGTCGAGATCGACGACCAGGTCGAGGCGTGCCGCCGCGTGTTCGCCAGCGGCACCCGGTGGACCGTGGTACGCGGCAGCAGCCTGGAGGAGGGGGAGAGCCAGGGCCTGCCCGTGTGGAGCCGCCATGTGGGAGACCCGGTGCTGGCCAGCAACCTGACGCGCCGTGTGGACTTCGCGCTGTTCATGGTGGAGGCGCTCACCGACGACTCGCTCGTCCACGAGGCCCCGGCGATCGTCGGGCGCCGGACTCCCAGCGCCCTCGCCCACAGCGGCGGTCCCGGTGGGCACGCCTGA
- the tpg gene encoding telomere-protecting terminal protein Tpg: MGMFDDSLDKAVANKTTRPAPKSAPAQMRYLVKQLKGTRPVAELLGVSQRTVERYVKDQIKRPRPELAARLAEEVRRRWQPRVRERARKQAATSTGIVIETRARFGFTAAPGSTDDARIRLVTHHLPPAYAARLFDAQTHGATDQELRAIAAEGLQEEYFKDRGRRAAGLSVEFTDIDYVEFDI, from the coding sequence ATGGGCATGTTCGACGACAGCCTCGACAAAGCCGTGGCGAACAAGACCACCAGACCGGCACCGAAGAGCGCGCCGGCCCAGATGCGGTACCTGGTCAAGCAGCTCAAGGGCACCCGGCCGGTGGCCGAACTGCTCGGCGTCTCCCAGCGCACCGTCGAGCGCTATGTGAAGGACCAGATCAAGCGGCCCCGCCCGGAACTCGCCGCCCGCCTCGCCGAGGAGGTACGGCGGCGCTGGCAGCCCCGGGTGCGGGAGCGGGCCAGGAAGCAGGCCGCCACGTCGACGGGCATCGTGATCGAGACCCGCGCCAGGTTCGGGTTCACCGCCGCTCCGGGCAGCACCGACGACGCCCGCATCCGGCTCGTCACCCACCATCTGCCGCCCGCGTACGCCGCGCGCCTCTTCGACGCCCAGACCCATGGGGCCACCGACCAGGAGCTGAGGGCCATCGCGGCGGAGGGCCTCCAGGAGGAGTACTTCAAGGACCGCGGCCGCCGCGCCGCCGGCCTGTCCGTGGAGTTCACCGACATCGACTACGTCGAGTTCGACATCTGA
- the tap gene encoding telomere-associated protein Tap translates to MPSEEDALFGAVDALLEEVASREPLPAPAERKRLREAAGLSQEQVAGVLQVRREAVSGWEAGRTEPRAPKRAAYARLLEGLAARYPAPAPETRETPETPQTPGTPEAVPGDGPAAPDAAAPRPGDGQPARQQAAAPPPDSARPAAVPPPSRPAGGTAAVRSPSPRRPAEPETTTGRAPVPDASAADARFAHGPLGVLDGDGSVYCLGGLVLDCPARTLVEVVEWVLSESRLGAARLHRAGRDADPLVVLTAAAAERLGLPPVLEDRRGLRLPESHAVVKQIAKAGWKLTRRGFGPWTRVYRPAEGDRRRCVQFAVLPWDALDTRSWGGTGLLPAPEVAAVLGTYASRVITPRGSTAVCGLELMTALRPPTRAVRDETSGAWMPGPVPGSLSEAVDPAPPEAPAEHPIVAGLYPRHHQRTPDQVLDEEAFDWIREPELLTGAECARRFAVGIDVNTAFLAAANRLVVGLSAPVHVKRPAFDKRVPGSWLVDLSGIELDPRLPSPFTPHGERPDGPAWYATPTVAYAAELVATFGLPVSIEPVEAWLRRESGPYLDPWYKRLSEAYKATMADLGVVAGMDDAEFLTAMARHRQADPGTAAVLSAIKATVKGGIGKLRERPQGAGYRPGERWPALERPTWRPDIRAAVISAARVNMHRKILKTALATQQAPAPTGHLALGDDALVPIALLSDCAVYLSDGPSPPDVLPYTPDGRPAPGTFRLGVSPGMVKHEGTQDLLWAVRMLEEGHNPAQHIKGTDAAREGE, encoded by the coding sequence GTGCCGAGCGAGGAGGACGCGCTGTTCGGCGCGGTCGACGCCCTGCTGGAGGAGGTGGCTTCACGGGAGCCGCTGCCGGCCCCGGCGGAGCGGAAGCGGCTGCGTGAAGCCGCCGGCCTGAGCCAGGAGCAGGTGGCCGGTGTCCTGCAGGTCCGCCGGGAGGCGGTCAGCGGCTGGGAGGCCGGGCGCACGGAGCCCAGGGCGCCCAAGCGCGCAGCCTACGCGCGGCTGCTGGAAGGGCTCGCGGCCCGTTACCCGGCGCCGGCCCCGGAGACACGGGAGACACCGGAGACACCGCAGACACCAGGAACACCGGAGGCGGTGCCGGGTGACGGCCCGGCGGCACCGGACGCCGCCGCCCCCCGGCCGGGCGACGGGCAGCCGGCGAGGCAGCAGGCTGCCGCGCCGCCGCCGGACTCCGCCCGCCCGGCGGCGGTTCCCCCGCCGTCCCGCCCCGCGGGCGGCACCGCGGCTGTCCGGTCACCGTCGCCCCGTCGCCCGGCCGAGCCGGAGACGACCACGGGGCGCGCCCCCGTGCCGGACGCCTCCGCGGCCGACGCGCGGTTCGCGCACGGCCCCCTGGGCGTGCTCGACGGGGACGGGTCCGTGTACTGCCTGGGTGGGCTGGTGCTGGACTGCCCGGCCCGGACCCTCGTCGAGGTCGTGGAATGGGTCCTCAGCGAGTCGAGGCTCGGGGCGGCGCGGCTGCATCGCGCGGGCAGGGACGCCGACCCGCTCGTCGTGCTCACCGCCGCCGCCGCCGAACGACTCGGGCTGCCCCCGGTGCTGGAGGACCGGCGGGGCCTGCGGCTGCCGGAGAGCCACGCGGTGGTGAAGCAGATCGCCAAGGCGGGCTGGAAGCTCACCAGGCGGGGGTTCGGCCCGTGGACGCGGGTCTACCGGCCCGCCGAGGGCGACCGGCGCCGGTGCGTACAGTTCGCCGTCCTGCCGTGGGACGCGCTCGACACGCGCTCCTGGGGCGGCACCGGCCTACTGCCCGCCCCGGAGGTCGCCGCCGTCCTCGGCACCTACGCCTCCCGCGTGATCACTCCGCGCGGGTCGACGGCCGTTTGCGGGCTGGAGTTGATGACCGCGCTGCGACCGCCGACCCGTGCCGTACGGGACGAGACGTCGGGGGCGTGGATGCCCGGCCCGGTGCCCGGCTCCCTGTCCGAGGCGGTGGATCCCGCACCGCCCGAGGCGCCGGCCGAGCACCCGATCGTCGCCGGCCTGTACCCGCGTCACCACCAGCGCACTCCGGACCAGGTGCTCGACGAGGAGGCGTTCGACTGGATCCGCGAGCCGGAGCTGCTCACCGGTGCCGAGTGCGCGCGCCGGTTCGCGGTGGGCATCGACGTGAACACCGCCTTCCTCGCGGCCGCCAACCGCCTCGTCGTGGGCCTGTCGGCCCCGGTCCATGTGAAGCGGCCCGCCTTCGACAAGAGGGTCCCCGGCTCCTGGCTGGTCGATCTGTCCGGTATCGAGCTCGACCCCCGGCTTCCCAGCCCCTTCACCCCGCACGGGGAACGGCCCGACGGCCCGGCCTGGTACGCCACACCCACCGTCGCGTACGCCGCCGAGCTCGTCGCCACGTTCGGATTGCCGGTGTCGATCGAACCCGTCGAGGCGTGGCTGCGCCGGGAGTCCGGCCCGTACCTCGACCCCTGGTACAAGCGCCTGAGCGAGGCGTACAAGGCGACGATGGCCGACCTCGGCGTGGTGGCCGGGATGGACGACGCGGAGTTCCTGACCGCGATGGCGAGGCACCGGCAGGCCGACCCCGGCACGGCGGCGGTGCTGTCCGCCATCAAGGCGACGGTCAAGGGCGGCATCGGCAAGCTGCGGGAACGGCCGCAGGGCGCCGGCTACCGGCCCGGGGAGCGCTGGCCCGCTCTGGAACGCCCCACCTGGCGCCCCGACATCCGGGCCGCCGTCATCTCCGCCGCCCGCGTCAACATGCACCGCAAGATCCTCAAGACGGCGCTCGCCACACAGCAGGCACCCGCCCCCACCGGGCATCTCGCCCTCGGGGACGACGCACTGGTCCCGATCGCCCTGCTGTCGGACTGCGCCGTTTACCTGTCCGACGGTCCTTCGCCGCCGGACGTCCTGCCGTACACGCCGGACGGCAGGCCCGCCCCCGGCACCTTCCGGCTCGGGGTCAGCCCCGGCATGGTCAAGCACGAGGGCACCCAGGACCTGCTGTGGGCCGTCCGGATGCTTGAAGAAGGACACAACCCCGCCCAGCACATCAAGGGCACCGACGCCGCCCGCGAGGGGGAGTAG
- a CDS encoding YciI family protein, translating into MKYVAMIYGNQAKWDSFPAEAWPEAIARQEAFNARYRDSGELLGAYGLADAAAAQLVRRTDGAPAVTDGPYLETKEYLASFYLLECESLQRAQEIAADMPFADVDPVELWPVLHESSADS; encoded by the coding sequence ATGAAGTACGTCGCGATGATCTACGGCAACCAGGCGAAGTGGGACTCCTTCCCGGCCGAGGCATGGCCGGAGGCGATCGCCAGGCAGGAGGCGTTCAACGCCAGGTACCGGGACAGCGGCGAACTGCTGGGCGCGTACGGCCTCGCGGACGCCGCCGCCGCCCAGCTGGTACGCCGCACGGACGGGGCCCCGGCCGTCACCGACGGGCCGTACCTGGAGACGAAGGAGTACCTCGCGAGTTTCTACCTGCTGGAGTGCGAGAGCCTTCAGCGGGCCCAGGAGATCGCGGCGGACATGCCGTTCGCCGATGTGGATCCGGTGGAGCTGTGGCCGGTGCTGCACGAGTCCTCAGCGGACTCGTGA
- a CDS encoding RNA polymerase sigma factor yields MSGAHHGVEDLLRELAPQVLAVLVRRHGAFDTCEDAVQEALLAAALGWREAGVPDNPRGWLVTVASRKLVDQVRSDAARRRREETLALATPQSALLAPAADAVPASERDDSLALLFLCCHPSLSAPSRIALTLRAVGGLTTAQIAAAFLVPEATMAQRISRAKQTVRTAGADLTLPEGAMCAERLAAVRHVLYLIFNEGYTTTCGTELTAPELSTEAIRLTRLLHRLAPGDAETAGLLALMLMTDARRTARTGPHGELVPLGEQDRGRWDRRLIAEGVDLISRTLPCGRVGPYQLQAAIAAVHCEAAHPDSTDWPQILALYDLLERCGPNPVISLNRAVAVAMVQGPGAGLDLLAELERDKRMARHHRLVAARAHLLEMAGRHGAAARAYREAARLATSAPEQRHLTRRARLLERA; encoded by the coding sequence GTGAGCGGCGCGCACCACGGGGTCGAGGACCTGCTGCGCGAGCTGGCGCCGCAGGTCCTCGCCGTGCTCGTCCGCCGCCACGGCGCCTTCGACACGTGTGAGGACGCCGTGCAGGAAGCACTGCTGGCCGCCGCCCTGGGGTGGCGTGAGGCGGGGGTGCCGGACAACCCGCGGGGATGGCTGGTGACCGTCGCCTCGCGCAAGCTGGTCGACCAGGTCCGCAGCGACGCGGCACGCCGCCGACGCGAGGAGACCCTCGCGCTGGCCACTCCACAGTCCGCGCTGCTGGCGCCTGCTGCCGACGCGGTGCCCGCCTCGGAGCGGGACGACTCCCTGGCCCTGCTGTTCCTGTGCTGCCATCCCTCGCTGTCCGCGCCGAGCCGGATCGCGCTGACCCTGCGTGCGGTCGGCGGCCTGACCACCGCACAGATCGCGGCGGCCTTCCTGGTACCCGAGGCGACGATGGCCCAGCGCATCAGCCGCGCCAAACAGACCGTCAGGACGGCCGGTGCCGACCTGACGCTGCCGGAGGGAGCGATGTGCGCGGAGCGGCTGGCCGCGGTCCGGCACGTGCTCTACCTGATCTTCAACGAGGGCTACACGACCACCTGCGGCACCGAGTTGACGGCACCGGAGCTGTCCACCGAGGCGATCCGGCTCACCCGGCTGCTCCATCGGCTCGCGCCCGGGGACGCCGAGACCGCGGGGCTGCTCGCCCTGATGCTGATGACCGACGCACGCCGGACCGCGCGCACCGGTCCCCACGGGGAGCTCGTGCCGTTGGGGGAGCAGGACCGCGGCCGGTGGGACCGCCGGCTCATCGCCGAGGGCGTCGATCTGATCAGCCGGACCCTGCCCTGCGGGCGGGTCGGCCCCTATCAGCTCCAAGCCGCCATCGCCGCCGTGCACTGCGAGGCCGCGCACCCCGACAGTACCGACTGGCCGCAGATCCTCGCCCTGTACGACCTCCTGGAACGGTGCGGCCCGAACCCGGTGATCAGTCTCAACCGCGCCGTCGCGGTCGCCATGGTCCAGGGTCCGGGCGCAGGTCTCGACCTGCTTGCCGAGTTGGAGCGCGACAAGCGCATGGCACGCCACCACCGGCTTGTCGCAGCCCGCGCCCATCTGCTGGAGATGGCAGGCCGGCACGGGGCCGCCGCGCGCGCCTACCGTGAGGCGGCCCGCCTCGCCACCAGCGCGCCCGAGCAGCGCCATCTCACCCGGCGCGCCCGCCTCCTGGAGCGTGCGTGA
- a CDS encoding DUF4287 domain-containing protein: protein MSFQAYLDNIEDKTGLTPRQFMELAKERGFEGPDTKAGPVLEWLKQDYGLGRGHGMALVHVIKNGAKISDKHVGSGGTHHDDSDTLWLEGKNNRP, encoded by the coding sequence ATGTCCTTTCAGGCCTACCTGGACAACATCGAGGACAAGACGGGGCTGACGCCGCGTCAGTTCATGGAGCTGGCGAAGGAGCGCGGTTTTGAAGGCCCGGACACCAAGGCCGGCCCGGTGCTGGAGTGGCTCAAGCAGGACTACGGGCTGGGCCGCGGCCACGGGATGGCGCTGGTCCATGTCATCAAGAACGGCGCGAAGATCTCCGACAAGCACGTCGGATCGGGTGGAACCCACCATGACGATTCCGACACGCTGTGGCTCGAGGGGAAGAACAACCGGCCCTGA
- a CDS encoding MFS transporter, with amino-acid sequence MSQHQHSPAKAHRRAVTATVVGNFIESFDWLAYGLFAPLFAARFFPSDNSLTSILGVFAVLGVGVLMRPLGGILLGRYADRRGRRPALMLAISLMAGGSLLIGVTPTYAHIGLLAPCLLLVARMAQGVSHGGEWPAAAAYLMEVAPERRKSTYGSLFSLTTCAGAFTASLLGGGLTVALGPAAMAAWGWRVPFLVGGVLGLVLLVLRTRLTETEVFRREVRVRRDRGSLRQVLGTHRRRVLLAVLFVAGTGAVGGTWNAVVPALGGSLAPPGTMFWVVVCATAVLLVLNVPIGLLADKVGAARFLAVASVVFAVAGSVSYLTMTGTFASLLFTYGSGVVYLVCATTVLPKLLTEIFPAQVRALGIGLPNAVTSAVLGGLAPASAAFAAEHDASGWFIAGVMGAVLLAIPASVLSRTALPAPAPAAPGEVREDERNLVPSGG; translated from the coding sequence ATGTCCCAGCACCAGCACTCCCCGGCAAAGGCGCACCGCCGCGCCGTCACCGCCACGGTCGTCGGCAACTTCATCGAATCCTTCGACTGGCTCGCCTACGGCCTGTTCGCGCCCCTGTTCGCCGCCCGGTTCTTCCCCTCCGACAACTCCCTCACCTCCATACTCGGCGTCTTCGCCGTCCTCGGCGTCGGCGTCCTCATGCGCCCCCTCGGCGGCATCCTGCTGGGCCGGTACGCCGACCGGCGCGGCCGTCGGCCCGCCCTCATGCTGGCGATCTCCCTCATGGCGGGCGGTTCGCTCCTCATCGGCGTCACCCCCACCTATGCGCACATCGGTCTGCTCGCCCCCTGCCTGCTGCTCGTCGCCCGCATGGCCCAGGGCGTCTCGCACGGAGGCGAATGGCCCGCCGCGGCCGCCTACCTGATGGAGGTCGCGCCCGAACGGCGCAAGAGCACCTACGGCAGCCTGTTCTCCCTCACGACCTGCGCCGGCGCCTTCACCGCGTCCCTGCTAGGCGGCGGCCTGACCGTCGCCCTGGGGCCCGCGGCCATGGCCGCCTGGGGCTGGCGCGTGCCGTTCCTGGTGGGTGGCGTCCTCGGCCTCGTCCTGCTGGTCCTGCGCACCCGGCTGACCGAGACCGAGGTGTTCCGCCGCGAAGTCCGCGTCCGGCGCGACCGCGGATCGCTGCGGCAGGTCCTCGGCACCCACCGGCGCCGCGTCCTGCTGGCCGTGCTGTTCGTCGCCGGGACCGGTGCCGTCGGCGGCACCTGGAACGCCGTCGTGCCCGCTCTCGGCGGCAGCCTCGCCCCGCCCGGAACCATGTTCTGGGTCGTCGTGTGCGCCACCGCCGTGCTGCTGGTGCTCAACGTGCCCATCGGACTGCTCGCCGACAAGGTGGGCGCCGCCCGTTTCCTCGCCGTGGCCAGTGTCGTGTTCGCCGTGGCGGGCTCCGTCTCGTACCTCACCATGACCGGGACGTTCGCCAGCCTGCTGTTCACCTACGGCTCCGGCGTCGTCTACCTGGTCTGCGCGACCACCGTGCTGCCCAAGCTCCTCACGGAGATCTTCCCCGCGCAGGTCCGGGCCCTCGGCATCGGCCTCCCGAACGCCGTGACCAGTGCCGTCCTCGGCGGCCTCGCCCCCGCTTCCGCGGCCTTCGCGGCCGAGCACGACGCCTCCGGCTGGTTCATCGCCGGAGTGATGGGTGCCGTCCTGCTGGCGATCCCGGCATCCGTCCTGTCGCGGACCGCGTTGCCCGCCCCGGCACCGGCCGCCCCGGGCGAGGTGCGGGAAGACGAGCGGAACCTGGTGCCGTCGGGCGGGTGA
- a CDS encoding carboxymuconolactone decarboxylase family protein, with amino-acid sequence MPHIEITHGLPGISGLFAQRPDTAAVLSRLAETLLRGASPLGRGERELIAAHVSNLNCTAFCSDSHSAFAAAQLDGGAGLVASVLADVDTAPVTPLVRALLKVAAEVQAKAAPVSDEAIAAARAEGATDTHIHDTVLIAAAFAMFNRYVNGLATDVPADPSFYDAAAELIVNHGYEAAR; translated from the coding sequence GTGCCGCACATCGAGATCACCCATGGCCTGCCCGGCATCAGCGGGCTGTTCGCCCAGCGGCCGGACACCGCCGCCGTGCTGTCCCGGCTCGCCGAGACCCTGCTGCGCGGCGCATCGCCCCTCGGCCGCGGTGAACGCGAGCTGATCGCCGCCCATGTGTCGAACCTGAACTGCACCGCCTTCTGCTCGGACTCCCACAGCGCGTTCGCCGCCGCCCAGCTCGACGGCGGGGCCGGGCTCGTCGCCTCGGTGCTCGCGGACGTCGACACCGCCCCCGTCACCCCTCTCGTCCGGGCGCTGCTGAAGGTGGCCGCCGAGGTGCAGGCGAAGGCGGCGCCCGTCTCGGACGAGGCGATCGCCGCGGCTCGCGCCGAGGGCGCCACGGACACCCACATCCACGACACGGTCCTGATCGCGGCCGCCTTCGCGATGTTCAACCGGTACGTCAACGGTCTCGCGACGGACGTGCCGGCCGACCCGTCCTTCTACGACGCGGCGGCCGAACTCATCGTCAACCACGGTTACGAGGCGGCCCGCTGA